A part of Aegilops tauschii subsp. strangulata cultivar AL8/78 chromosome 2, Aet v6.0, whole genome shotgun sequence genomic DNA contains:
- the LOC141041420 gene encoding uncharacterized protein, producing the protein MEVNLQAASLWDAIEDDTVPRVDDKKTLAALLRSTPADMHCILIGKGSAKAAWEAIQVQYQGPDRGRDGRLRRLRTEFETVAFMDGKKIQDFAIRISNLAAALCSLGDVVNEEKIVRKFLSVVPSRFAQIAFSMETLLDPALLTVEEVPGHLRAIEERMDGDQSSGSASGQLLLTEEQWEARNRHPRGGGSGVKNDDRGKRSGQPPPTSTPPGSAQGVDKDQCRYCRKKGHWAKDCRKKKRDEAAKAGAAPPVAAANLAEAEEDSGPGLMMASVEEAREGMDHVATPASKLVTASCNSAVHNGGQVFLNEEKAFITPSIDGDQGRQSWFLDTGATNHMTGSLESFAELDRSVSGTVRFADGSMVKICGRGTVVFAAEMGDHNAFTQVYYIPALKNSVVSLGQLDESWYDVHIRRGVLTIRDDRGQLLVKVSRSTNRLYKLVFTPVHPVCLTAGALSDAWRWHARLGHLHFDGLEKMAKKELVRGLPHIAHAEELCGACLTGKQRRIPFPQKAKYRATTPLELVHGDLCGPVSPPTPGGRRYVLVLIDDRSRFMWVELLKTKDEAARAIVKFQAVAELECGHKLRVLRTDRGGEFTSATF; encoded by the coding sequence ATGGAGGTAAACCTCCAGGCCGCATCACTCTGGGACGCGATCGAGGACGACACCGTCCCTCGCGTCGACGACAAGAAGACCTTGGCGGCACTGCTCCGATCGACGCCGGCCGACATGCACTGCATCTTGATCGGGAAGGGATCGGCCAAAGCGGCGTGGGAGGCGATCCAGGTCCAGTACCAAGGACCTGATCGTGGGCGCGACGGACGACTACGGCGTCTCCGAACTGAGTTCGAGACCGTGGCATTCATGGACGGCAAGAAGATCCAGGATTTCGCCATCCGCATCTCCAACCTCGCCGCTGCACTGTGTTCACTGGGGGACGTTGTCAATGAAGAAAAAATAGTGAGAAAATTCCTTTCAGTAGTTCCTTCGCGTTTTGCACAGATCGCCTTCTCGATGGAAACCCTCCTCGACCCTGCATTGTTGACTGTCGAGGAGGTCCCGGGCCATCTGCGCGCGATCGAGGAGCGCATGGATGGTGACCAGAGCAGCGGCTCCGCAAGCGGGCAGCTGCTCCTCACGGAGGAACAGTGGGAGGCACGCAACCGCCACCCCCGTGGCGGTGGTTCTGGCGTCAAGAACGACGACCGCGGCAAGAGGAGTGGCCAGCCACCTCCTACCTCGACTCCGCCTGGCTCGGCTCAAGGCGTGGACAAGGACCAGTGTCGTTACTGCCGCAAGAAAGGTCACTGGGCCAAAGACTGCCGCAAGAAGAAGCGCGACGAGGCTGCCAAGGCAGGTGCAGCACCGCCGGTGGCGGCCGCAAACCTCGCCGAGGCAGAGGAGGACAGCGGTCCTGGCCTCATGATGGCGTCCGTCGAGGAAGCGCGCGAGGGCATGGATCACGTGGCCACCCCTGCATCAAAACTGGTGACCGCGTCGTGCAACTCTGCGGTGCACAACGGCGGCCAAGTCTTTCTGAACGAAGAGAAGGCCTTCATCACGCCCTCCATCGACGGCGATCAGGGGCGGCAGTCGTGGTTCCTCGACACTGGAGCCACGAATCACATGACAGGCTCCCTGGAGTCCTTCGCGGAGCTGGACAGGTCAGTGTCTGGCACGGTGCGCTTTGCTGACGGATCAATGGTGAAGATCTGCGGCCGTGGGACGGTGGTGTTCGCCGCCGAGATGGGTGATCACAACGCTTTCACTCAGGTGTACTACATACCTGCACTGAAGAATAGCGTGGTCAGCCTAGGACAGCTGGATGAGAGCTGGTACGATGTGCACATCCGGCGTGGCGTGCTCACCATCCGCGATGATCGCGGGCAGCTCCTCGTCAAGGTATCACGCTCCACCAATCGCCTGTACAAACTCGTCTTCACGCCTGTGCATCCAGTGTGCCTTACTGCGGGAGCGCTCTCTGACGCCTGGCGCTGGCACGCAAGGCTCGGCCACCTGCACTTCGACGGCCTGGAGAAGATGGCCAAGAAAGAGCTGGTGCGCGGGCTCCCGCACATTGCTCACGCCGAGGAGCTGTGCGGGGCCTGTCTCACAGGGAAACAGCGTCGCATTCCATTCCCGCAGAAGGCCAAGTACAGGGCGACGACACCACTGGAGCTTGTGCACGGTGACCTGTGCGGCCCCGTCTCTCCACCAACACCTGGGGGGAGGCGTTACGTGCTCGTGCTGATCGACGATCGCAGTCGCTTCATGTGGGTGGAGCTGCTCAAGACGAAGGATGAAGCCGCGCGCGCCATCGTCAAGTTCCAGGCCGTAGCCGAGCTGGAGTGCGGGCACAAGCTTCGCGTGCTCCGCACCGATCGTGGCGGAGAGTTCACCTCGGCCACATTCTAG